The Neochlamydia sp. S13 genome has a segment encoding these proteins:
- the hisS gene encoding histidine--tRNA ligase — protein sequence MTIPSAPGVFDILPISTEEPWRNSYLWNYIENIIRETATAYGYKEIRTPIFERTELFIRGVGESSDIVSKEMYTFQDKGDRSLTLRPEGTAPVIRAFIEHQLHTQAPIHKMFYIGPMFRYERSQAGRYRQHHQFGAEAIGISAAEQDAELIDLVYNVYQKLGLKNLQVHINSLGNPESRQLFKTSLQAYLKGCYDQLSKDSQRRFTLNPLRILDSKDPQDQAIVKDAPHILDFLDEESATHFAAVKRLLNKLHIPYFINPRLVRGLDYYNKTVFEITSGELGAQNSVGGGGRYDGLMKTLGGPDLPTIGFGTGLERILQTMLKQQTWIPPAPALEVFLIPLGEQAKEVCFSLLHDLRLHDIPSDMDLSGKKLAKVMHYANQLQAKHVVIIGEEELKNQEVNLKNMHSGESVKIPLNNLAKILRLDFKNEDFLKLIRDISQSLKNSHAVEFFIQKLEHKVESTQEMVEGLKETMLKMKKITDC from the coding sequence ATGACCATTCCCTCAGCACCCGGCGTGTTTGACATTTTACCTATAAGTACAGAAGAGCCTTGGCGTAATTCCTACCTGTGGAACTATATTGAAAATATCATACGTGAGACGGCTACCGCGTATGGTTATAAAGAGATACGTACTCCTATCTTTGAGAGAACTGAACTTTTTATACGAGGAGTAGGTGAATCAAGTGATATCGTCTCCAAAGAAATGTATACTTTTCAAGATAAAGGAGATAGATCTCTCACTTTGCGTCCTGAAGGAACAGCCCCTGTCATTCGAGCTTTTATTGAGCATCAACTCCATACTCAAGCTCCTATCCATAAGATGTTTTATATAGGGCCTATGTTTCGTTATGAGCGCTCCCAAGCTGGGCGTTATCGCCAGCATCATCAATTTGGCGCTGAGGCTATAGGAATTTCAGCAGCAGAGCAAGATGCTGAGCTTATCGATTTAGTCTATAACGTCTATCAAAAATTGGGGCTAAAAAATTTACAAGTTCATATTAATTCTTTAGGCAATCCAGAAAGCCGCCAGTTATTTAAAACTTCTTTACAAGCTTATTTAAAAGGTTGCTATGATCAATTGTCTAAAGATAGTCAGCGACGTTTTACCCTCAATCCGTTAAGAATTCTTGACTCAAAAGATCCTCAAGACCAAGCGATTGTAAAAGATGCCCCTCATATACTAGACTTTTTAGACGAAGAAAGCGCCACGCACTTTGCAGCAGTTAAACGTCTACTCAATAAACTCCACATTCCTTATTTTATTAATCCACGGCTTGTACGTGGCCTTGATTACTATAACAAAACTGTATTTGAGATCACGTCTGGCGAATTAGGCGCTCAAAATAGTGTAGGAGGCGGGGGCCGCTATGACGGTTTAATGAAAACTTTGGGGGGACCCGACCTACCTACTATAGGATTTGGAACCGGCCTTGAAAGAATTTTGCAAACAATGTTAAAGCAACAAACTTGGATCCCACCTGCTCCTGCCTTAGAGGTCTTTCTTATACCTCTTGGAGAACAAGCTAAAGAGGTGTGCTTTTCTCTTTTGCATGACTTGCGCCTCCACGACATTCCTAGCGACATGGATTTGAGCGGCAAAAAATTAGCTAAGGTCATGCACTATGCGAATCAGCTACAGGCAAAACATGTGGTCATTATAGGTGAAGAAGAGCTTAAGAACCAGGAAGTTAATCTTAAAAATATGCATTCAGGAGAAAGCGTAAAAATCCCTTTAAACAACCTAGCGAAAATCTTAAGGCTGGATTTTAAAAATGAGGATTTTTTGAAATTAATAAGGGATATTAGTCAATCTTTAAAAAATTCTCATGCAGTGGAATTTTTTATCCAGAAACTAGAGCATAAAGTAGAAAGCACTCAAGAAATGGTAGAGGGCCTTAAAGAGACAATGTTAAAAATGAAAAAAATTACCGATTGTTAG
- the aspS gene encoding aspartate--tRNA ligase, translating to MVTYRRTFNCGSLRKEHIGQTVTLAGWVHRRRDHGGLIFIDLRDRFGLTQLVFDPEKNPQAHGDSEKLRAEYVIAIQGTVIPRQEGMANLKLSTGEIEVQVLTIELLSKAKTPPFSICDEQIEVNEELRLKYRYLDIRRGEIANRLVKRHQAMLATRHYLDKNGFLEISTPLLGKSTPEGARDYLVPSRIYPGSFFALPQSPQIFKQLLMVAGMDRYFQIAPCFRDEDLRADRQPEFTQIDLEMSFGTAEDLIPLIEGLLKKIFKDCNETDIPVGFRRLSHQECMKRFGTDRPDMRFGMELVELQDLAAQSTFAVFQEQINGGGTVKGLCVKGGHDISRKNIEEYTDFVGRLGVKGLAWMKMQEGTLSSSIAKFFSNELQKELIHRMGMENGDLLFMIADSKSRTNQALDHLRRRLSRDRNLIKPHQLEFLWVTDFPLFAWDEDHQRLVSEHHPFTSPHPDDLPLLDTEPLAVRSSGYDIVLNGYEIGGGSQRIHNSDLQKKIFELLKLSAEELKIKFGFFLEALSYGTPPHLGIALGLDRLVMILSQTENIRDVIAFPKTQKASDLMLECPANVSSEQLKDLKLTIEEPGFSWT from the coding sequence ATGGTTACTTATCGCCGCACATTTAATTGTGGCAGCTTAAGAAAAGAGCATATTGGGCAGACCGTCACCTTGGCCGGATGGGTTCATCGTCGTCGGGATCATGGAGGTTTAATATTTATTGACTTGCGTGATCGATTTGGCCTTACGCAGTTGGTTTTTGATCCTGAAAAAAATCCTCAAGCCCATGGAGATAGCGAAAAGCTACGTGCAGAGTATGTCATTGCTATTCAAGGAACAGTTATCCCTAGGCAAGAAGGCATGGCAAATTTAAAGCTTTCTACAGGGGAAATTGAAGTTCAGGTCTTAACAATTGAATTGCTTTCTAAAGCCAAAACACCTCCTTTTTCTATCTGCGATGAGCAGATTGAAGTAAATGAAGAATTACGTCTTAAATATCGCTATCTTGATATTCGGCGTGGTGAGATTGCCAACAGGCTTGTTAAAAGGCATCAAGCCATGCTAGCGACAAGGCATTATCTGGATAAAAATGGATTCCTTGAAATTTCTACTCCTCTTTTAGGAAAATCCACCCCCGAAGGAGCCCGCGATTATTTAGTCCCTTCTCGCATTTACCCTGGGTCCTTTTTTGCTCTTCCGCAGTCTCCGCAGATATTTAAGCAGCTATTAATGGTAGCTGGCATGGATCGTTATTTCCAGATAGCCCCTTGTTTTCGTGATGAAGATTTACGTGCAGATCGCCAGCCAGAGTTTACCCAAATAGATCTGGAAATGAGCTTTGGAACAGCAGAAGATCTTATTCCTCTCATTGAAGGCTTATTAAAGAAGATTTTTAAAGATTGTAATGAGACGGATATTCCTGTGGGCTTTCGTCGCCTTTCCCATCAAGAATGCATGAAACGTTTCGGCACCGATCGTCCAGATATGCGTTTTGGCATGGAATTAGTTGAGCTGCAAGACTTGGCTGCCCAATCTACCTTTGCAGTTTTCCAAGAGCAAATTAATGGTGGAGGCACAGTAAAAGGTTTATGTGTTAAAGGCGGCCATGATATTTCGCGTAAGAATATCGAAGAATATACTGATTTTGTGGGACGTTTAGGAGTAAAAGGGCTCGCTTGGATGAAAATGCAAGAGGGAACATTATCTTCCAGTATTGCCAAGTTTTTCTCTAACGAACTGCAGAAAGAACTTATCCATAGAATGGGCATGGAAAATGGCGATCTTCTTTTTATGATTGCCGATTCTAAATCTCGTACTAACCAAGCATTAGACCATCTAAGGCGACGGTTGAGCCGAGACAGAAATTTAATTAAACCCCATCAGCTGGAATTTCTATGGGTGACAGATTTTCCCTTATTTGCTTGGGATGAAGACCATCAACGTTTAGTCAGTGAACACCATCCTTTTACCTCCCCTCATCCAGATGATTTACCCCTATTGGATACAGAGCCTTTAGCTGTACGTTCATCAGGATACGATATTGTGCTTAACGGCTATGAAATTGGAGGAGGCTCTCAACGCATTCATAATAGTGACTTGCAAAAGAAAATATTTGAGCTTCTCAAATTATCCGCAGAAGAGCTAAAAATTAAATTTGGATTTTTCCTTGAGGCTCTTAGCTATGGAACTCCTCCCCATTTAGGAATCGCTCTAGGATTAGACCGACTTGTCATGATTCTAAGCCAAACAGAAAACATTCGTGATGTGATCGCTTTCCCTAAAACTCAGAAAGCTAGCGATTTAATGCTTGAATGTCCTGCAAACGTTTCCTCTGAGCAATTAAAAGATCTTAAATTAACTATCGAAGAGCCTGGATTTTCGTGGACATAA
- a CDS encoding FKBP-type peptidyl-prolyl cis-trans isomerase has product MLKKTKLLTLAGVSTALVLGTLVAHEDITSHSAKSSLPNANSHTSSNNEIDMKKLSEAFGHFIGKNLKSPGVAFDLDSIIKGMRDGAEGKAGPMSDQEYEALMFKVQEQAFAKLSEDNLKAAEAFMAKNAQETNVQTIVPGKLQYVILQEGTGTVVDEHGTPSINYTAKYIDGTVFDSSEATGGPVTIPLDQTTAGFSKGINGMKEGEKRRLFVHPDLGFGKTGQLPPNSAIIFEVEVVKAKGDTKNLKDIPEAAEEEMLLLEESEATDSKK; this is encoded by the coding sequence ATGCTAAAAAAAACAAAACTTTTAACTTTGGCCGGTGTTAGTACCGCTCTTGTATTAGGAACTTTAGTTGCTCATGAAGATATAACATCTCATTCAGCGAAAAGCTCTCTTCCTAATGCCAATAGCCACACCAGTTCTAATAACGAAATCGATATGAAAAAGCTATCTGAAGCTTTTGGTCACTTCATCGGCAAAAACTTAAAAAGCCCTGGGGTAGCTTTTGATTTAGATAGCATTATCAAAGGCATGCGTGATGGAGCAGAGGGCAAGGCTGGACCCATGAGCGATCAAGAATATGAGGCTCTCATGTTTAAAGTGCAAGAGCAGGCTTTTGCCAAGTTATCAGAGGATAATTTGAAAGCTGCTGAAGCTTTTATGGCAAAAAATGCTCAGGAAACCAATGTGCAAACAATTGTGCCAGGAAAACTGCAATATGTAATCCTACAGGAAGGCACAGGCACAGTTGTAGATGAGCATGGAACTCCTAGTATTAACTATACTGCCAAGTATATTGATGGAACTGTTTTCGATAGTTCTGAAGCCACTGGTGGACCGGTCACCATTCCCTTAGACCAGACAACCGCAGGTTTTAGCAAAGGGATCAATGGAATGAAAGAAGGCGAAAAACGACGTTTATTTGTCCATCCAGATCTAGGATTTGGTAAAACAGGCCAGCTACCTCCCAATTCAGCTATTATCTTTGAAGTTGAGGTAGTAAAAGCTAAAGGAGATACAAAAAATTTGAAAGATATCCCTGAGGCTGCTGAAGAAGAAATGCTTTTACTTGAAGAAAGCGAAGCAACCGACTCGAAAAAGTAA
- a CDS encoding tRNA (cytidine(34)-2'-O)-methyltransferase, whose translation MKIVLYQPCIPQNTGNIVRTCAVTGNDLVLIPPLGFSISDRWLKRSGLDYWEGVNVQLIENLEELLENSSHSFTFFSSKATRLHTEVNYQANDYLIFGSETKGLPPIFFQKWPERFVRIPMIEGVRCLNLATSVGIAVYEAWRQNHFKRKS comes from the coding sequence GTGAAAATAGTTCTCTACCAACCCTGCATTCCTCAAAATACTGGCAATATTGTACGCACATGCGCAGTAACTGGCAACGACCTCGTTCTAATCCCCCCTTTGGGGTTTAGTATAAGTGATCGATGGCTCAAAAGATCTGGTTTAGATTACTGGGAAGGCGTCAATGTTCAACTTATTGAAAACTTAGAGGAGCTGCTAGAAAATTCTAGCCATTCTTTTACTTTTTTCTCTAGTAAAGCCACCCGTTTACATACGGAAGTAAACTATCAAGCTAATGATTACCTTATTTTTGGATCTGAAACAAAAGGATTACCTCCTATCTTTTTCCAAAAATGGCCAGAACGCTTTGTGCGCATTCCTATGATTGAGGGGGTGCGTTGCTTAAATCTAGCCACTTCCGTCGGGATAGCTGTCTATGAAGCCTGGAGGCAAAATCATTTTAAGAGAAAGTCTTAA
- the trxA gene encoding thioredoxin codes for MSEHLKHLDDDNFGTTIATGVTLVDFFADWCGPCKMIAPIIEELAGELAEKATIAKVDIEKAQKVTAQYGVTSIPTLIVFKEGQEIKRFVGVKSKQDLKNAITMSL; via the coding sequence ATGTCAGAACATTTAAAGCATTTAGATGATGATAACTTTGGAACCACTATAGCAACAGGAGTGACTTTGGTAGATTTCTTTGCTGATTGGTGTGGTCCTTGTAAGATGATAGCCCCAATAATTGAAGAATTAGCAGGAGAGCTGGCCGAAAAAGCTACCATAGCCAAGGTAGATATTGAAAAAGCTCAAAAAGTTACAGCTCAATATGGGGTGACTTCTATCCCTACCCTTATCGTTTTTAAAGAAGGCCAGGAGATTAAGCGCTTTGTAGGAGTAAAATCTAAACAAGATCTTAAAAATGCTATTACGATGAGTCTTTAA
- a CDS encoding rhodanese-related sulfurtransferase has translation MSKPLPYLVLAYYHFPHLPDPHAEVTAHKQFFEGRDVTCRIYISENGINGQMSASREDGQAYMDWMHARPEFKDIHFKLHEYHEHAFPRCTVKYRKQLVAVDERIDLSKRGEYVSPQRWKEMLEKKDDHILIDVRNDYEWKVGHFEGAELPPCETFKDFKHYVEDLKEKIDPQKTPVMMYCTGGIRCELYSSILIKQGFDKVYQLEGGIINYGLQEGSDYWLGKLFVFDDRLTVPISDEETKTIATCHHCNQPCDTYLNCANMDCNDLFICCNECSKQYLGCCQEQCQQAERVRPFQEDKPHKPFRKKHKYINIASNTIK, from the coding sequence ATGTCAAAACCCTTACCTTATCTCGTCTTAGCCTATTATCATTTTCCCCATTTACCTGATCCACACGCAGAAGTAACCGCCCATAAACAGTTCTTTGAGGGACGCGATGTCACTTGTCGTATATATATTTCAGAAAATGGAATTAACGGCCAAATGTCAGCTTCCCGGGAAGATGGTCAAGCTTATATGGACTGGATGCATGCTAGGCCAGAATTTAAGGATATACATTTTAAACTTCATGAGTATCATGAACACGCTTTTCCTCGCTGCACTGTCAAATATCGCAAGCAACTGGTAGCTGTGGATGAAAGAATAGATTTGAGTAAGCGCGGTGAGTATGTCTCCCCTCAACGATGGAAGGAGATGCTTGAAAAAAAAGATGACCATATTCTCATTGATGTAAGGAATGATTATGAGTGGAAAGTTGGCCACTTCGAAGGAGCGGAACTTCCTCCTTGTGAAACTTTTAAAGATTTCAAGCATTACGTAGAAGACCTTAAAGAGAAAATAGACCCTCAAAAAACCCCTGTCATGATGTACTGCACCGGAGGTATTCGCTGCGAACTTTATTCTTCCATTCTTATTAAACAGGGCTTTGACAAAGTTTATCAATTAGAAGGAGGCATCATCAATTATGGTTTACAAGAGGGTAGCGATTATTGGTTAGGCAAACTTTTCGTCTTTGATGATCGCTTGACTGTACCTATCAGCGATGAAGAGACAAAAACTATTGCCACCTGCCATCATTGTAACCAACCTTGTGATACCTATTTAAATTGTGCTAATATGGATTGTAACGATTTATTTATATGTTGTAATGAATGTTCAAAACAATATTTGGGATGTTGCCAAGAGCAGTGCCAACAGGCGGAACGAGTACGTCCTTTTCAAGAAGATAAACCGCATAAACCTTTTAGGAAAAAGCATAAATATATAAATATAGCCTCTAACACTATCAAATAG
- a CDS encoding DEAD/DEAH box helicase: MPEIAYSIDQSASEKEGLLAVALLEIQHEGFNITLRSFNSPATTTRWSQWATSKDKDPQRILSLRDAKLENGYLKIPYSQSIQALKLLAASGKFFYKGKKLICDFFTPVEFYYRIHDQRAHGMLKYLDQEFNLSACDFICRGSNHWFIKGNILKLIHTEVTWKELKQIYQEPLEFSLSCLLESRRAVDADVESLARIVYTDNKQEHEQQAQQPLPLLTLKDRSGAFADLWMDYGDDKQWPFHDKNINAHKRDIGAEKNWEKDLLETGFIQKLVGHSHYYCPLDQVAKSLTFLLEIGWSIKDYQRKKVCLLTQSHLDISMEGKEIITRGTFHFDTYQAPLQEVAGAFNKSERFVQIGEEAIGLLPKKWELEGVPTLFREGEIITEGIRLKKHQLRVLEDLFHASSHLSLDAAISKLKTELQTLAELPSINPSPLFQGSLRPYQQQGLNWLNFLKHYGFHGILSDDMGLGKTVQVLAFLSQLEHFKPVLIIMPTSLIFNWQREIERFLPHKKIILHHGPLRALTEGDLASDTIILTSYATMRLDLALLAPIEFAALILDEAQAIKNSLTQVAKAAYQLQGDFRLLLTGTPIENHLGEIWSHFHFLMPELLGEEKDFCAGLKASQSDNRYLQKIKKKIHPFVLRRKKAEVAKDLPACIEQTVWVEMTPSQRKIYDSYLAGIKSHLFTKINMEGVSKHRLEVFEAILRLRQICCHPLLISSQLTEDEQLECTSGKMEAFLQDVSNAIAEKDKVLIYSQFTSMLHLIAREFKARQWSFVYLDGLTKDREKVVNQFQENADIPLFLISLKAGGTGLNLTKADHVMIFDPWWNEAAEKQAINRAHRIGRDTPVFAKRYVTIETIEEKIMRLKEQKKSMIDTLFEEEGSFAQLTLQDLTYLLN, encoded by the coding sequence ATGCCAGAAATAGCTTATAGCATTGATCAATCAGCCTCGGAGAAAGAAGGGCTATTGGCCGTAGCGCTTTTAGAAATACAACATGAAGGCTTTAATATAACTCTTCGCTCTTTTAACTCCCCTGCAACGACCACACGCTGGAGCCAATGGGCAACTTCTAAAGATAAAGATCCTCAACGCATTCTTAGCTTAAGGGATGCCAAGCTTGAGAATGGGTATCTTAAAATTCCCTATAGTCAATCCATTCAGGCTCTCAAGCTATTGGCAGCTTCAGGAAAGTTTTTTTATAAAGGAAAGAAACTTATCTGCGATTTCTTTACGCCTGTAGAATTTTATTATCGCATTCATGATCAGAGAGCTCATGGCATGCTAAAGTATCTAGACCAAGAGTTTAATCTATCAGCTTGCGATTTTATTTGCCGAGGGTCCAACCATTGGTTCATTAAAGGAAATATTCTTAAGCTTATCCATACGGAGGTTACCTGGAAAGAACTTAAGCAGATTTATCAAGAACCTCTTGAGTTTTCTTTAAGCTGCTTACTTGAAAGCAGAAGAGCAGTAGATGCAGATGTAGAGTCCCTTGCACGGATTGTTTATACAGATAATAAACAGGAGCACGAGCAGCAGGCTCAGCAGCCGCTTCCTTTGCTTACCCTTAAAGATCGCTCTGGGGCTTTTGCAGACCTGTGGATGGATTATGGTGACGATAAACAATGGCCCTTTCATGATAAAAACATAAACGCTCACAAGCGTGATATAGGGGCTGAAAAGAATTGGGAGAAAGATCTTCTAGAGACAGGGTTTATCCAAAAATTAGTCGGCCACTCTCACTATTATTGTCCTCTTGATCAAGTAGCTAAGTCATTAACATTTTTGTTAGAGATTGGATGGTCTATTAAAGATTACCAAAGAAAAAAAGTTTGTCTTTTGACTCAAAGCCATTTAGATATTTCTATGGAGGGAAAAGAGATCATCACGCGTGGAACGTTTCATTTTGATACTTACCAAGCTCCTCTTCAAGAAGTAGCAGGAGCTTTTAATAAAAGTGAGCGTTTTGTGCAAATTGGCGAAGAAGCGATAGGCTTACTTCCTAAAAAATGGGAACTTGAAGGAGTTCCTACTCTTTTTAGAGAAGGAGAAATTATTACGGAGGGTATAAGGCTAAAGAAACATCAATTAAGAGTTTTAGAAGACCTCTTTCATGCTTCCTCTCATCTTTCTTTAGATGCAGCAATAAGCAAATTAAAAACTGAACTGCAAACCTTAGCTGAACTTCCTTCTATAAATCCTAGCCCTTTATTTCAAGGTTCCTTACGCCCTTATCAACAACAAGGCCTTAACTGGTTAAACTTTTTAAAGCATTATGGCTTTCATGGAATTTTATCCGATGATATGGGCCTAGGCAAAACCGTGCAGGTTTTAGCTTTTTTGTCTCAGTTAGAGCATTTTAAGCCTGTATTAATTATCATGCCTACCTCCTTGATATTTAATTGGCAAAGAGAAATAGAGCGTTTTCTCCCCCATAAAAAGATTATCTTACATCATGGTCCATTAAGAGCGCTGACAGAAGGCGATTTAGCTAGTGATACTATTATTCTAACATCCTATGCTACGATGCGCCTTGACCTAGCGTTATTAGCTCCTATTGAATTTGCTGCCCTTATCTTAGATGAAGCTCAAGCGATTAAAAACTCCCTTACCCAAGTTGCAAAGGCGGCTTATCAGTTACAAGGAGACTTTCGCCTACTCTTAACCGGCACGCCCATCGAAAATCATTTAGGAGAAATATGGTCCCACTTTCATTTCCTTATGCCCGAACTTTTAGGCGAGGAGAAAGACTTTTGTGCTGGTTTAAAAGCAAGCCAATCAGATAATCGCTATTTACAAAAGATCAAGAAAAAAATTCATCCCTTTGTATTACGCAGAAAGAAAGCAGAAGTAGCCAAAGATCTTCCCGCCTGTATTGAACAAACCGTATGGGTAGAGATGACTCCCTCTCAAAGAAAAATTTATGATAGCTATTTAGCAGGAATTAAAAGCCATTTGTTTACCAAAATAAATATGGAGGGAGTGTCTAAGCATCGCCTGGAGGTATTTGAAGCCATTTTAAGATTAAGGCAAATCTGCTGTCATCCTCTTTTAATTTCTTCTCAATTAACTGAAGATGAACAGCTAGAATGCACGAGCGGAAAAATGGAGGCTTTTTTGCAGGATGTGAGCAACGCGATTGCAGAAAAAGATAAAGTATTGATTTACAGCCAATTTACTTCCATGCTTCATCTTATAGCTCGTGAATTTAAAGCAAGGCAGTGGAGCTTTGTTTATTTAGATGGCCTTACTAAAGATCGTGAAAAGGTTGTTAACCAGTTTCAAGAGAATGCCGATATTCCTTTATTTCTTATTAGTTTAAAAGCGGGAGGAACGGGTTTAAATCTAACCAAAGCCGATCATGTCATGATTTTTGATCCTTGGTGGAACGAAGCTGCTGAAAAGCAGGCCATTAACCGTGCTCATCGCATCGGAAGAGACACGCCTGTATTTGCTAAGCGGTATGTGACTATAGAAACTATCGAGGAAAAAATCATGCGCTTAAAAGAGCAAAAAAAGTCAATGATAGACACTCTCTTTGAAGAAGAAGGATCCTTTGCTCAATTAACCTTACAAGATTTAACTTATCTATTAAATTAA